Genomic DNA from Melospiza georgiana isolate bMelGeo1 chromosome 3, bMelGeo1.pri, whole genome shotgun sequence:
tctggtcagtgtcaacttcttcctcttaatcctgacGGCGTCTTCATGGCTAagcgaggcaggaagaagttagtttcCTCTGATAAgtgagcaataaattctttttctctgaaagattttggtgtcctgtggctgctatctcggtgcgagtcctttctttaaaaaaatatcttacatagcatagtttctagtttaacattatgttataacttttaactgtatttaacacactacttaagaaaattaacacaacataactttctaacatagcacatataatatttattttaaaatttgcgAAAAGGCAATAATAAAATACGTATTTTTCACACTGCAGTACAACGAGATACAGATTTGGCAAAAATGTCTTCTcaagctctgtgctggagaTGAGGGTGCCTTTGAGCCTTAAGCCGTGCTTTCCCAAAAGCTCACTGCAACTTCCTGCAGGAACTGGCCAAAATGTCCTCGGCCAATTTGGCAACAGAGCGGGCAGCTCCTTGTGCCTCGGTGGTCACATTAGGAGCCTTTCCCCACTTCTTTGCAAATACTGTCCTGGAGACCGAAATGCTAAATTAGCCTGGAAGGAGGAACGGTGTGTCAGCTCCCCCTGCGCCCAGGTTTGAGCCCTGCTCGGCCCGGCCGCGCGTTCCCAGCGTCTCTCTCCCCGGTGCTGAGCGCCCGTCGGGGCGGGGGAGCGAGGGCTCCCGGCCCGCCCTGCGGAggaggcggcgggggcggccgaTGCCCCCTCGCTGTCCGCTCCCCCTTCCCGCTCCCGGCAGGTTAAAaggcggcgcggcgggcgcggggccggcggcagcagcagcagcaccatgggGCGGGCGCTCGGCATCCTGCGCTGCTGCCTGGCGCTGGCGCtggcgctgccgccgctgcccgcgGCCCCGCGGGGCCCCGCGCTCCGCCCGCGCCGGCAGCCGCGCCCCGGCGGCCGCTCCGCAGGTACCGCACCGGgaccggcccggcccgcgctcCCGCTGCCGCCCCGCGCAGCTCTTCCCTCCCTGAACCCCGCGTAGCTGTTCCCTACCTGCGCTCATTGCTCGAAACATCTTTATTTCAGACTCGTGCAAGGACCAGGTTactgaaaaggtttttttccttttcaatctAAAAACGGAAGTTTTCTGCCTACAAATACTGCACTGGCTCCACTGGCTCACtggctcttttttctttcttatctttctttttatgtttttttttttttggacaaaccttgcttgtctttttttgtttgtttgtttgttttttttcttcatgtcttAAGCTATGCATGTATGCACTAACATTTCTTCATGTTTTTTCAGCTTCCCAAAGGCGAAACTGAGTGAAACTGTTACAGGATGAATATAGAATTATATAGAATATAGCTGGGTGGGATCCTAGATTTGTCTGATCTATTACTCCACCCAAAGGCAAAATTAACTATGCTGCTGTGCTTCCTGAGGAAATTTgtgcaatttcattttttccctctcttttcacTTGAATTAGAGAAAAAAGTTTCCAGTGCGCTGggaaaggggggggggggaagtgCTGTTTTCACCTCTACTTTTAAGATAATTGTGaagatgtttttaaatttcagcTGGAATGGAATAATAAAAGTCAACTTGATAGTAGTCAGGAGAGGTGTGTTGGGTTCCCAAAACAGCCCTCAAGGTGTGAATTCAAACTGACCACCTCATATTTTGCTATTTAATGCACTGGTGAGCCAGGATGTCTCTTTTATAGAAATACTCTTGTTTTgggttttccatttttcagcTGCAAATCCAGCCTTGATGGTATAAATTAAGTACAAGGTACTGTCTGTGTCAGGATGTGGTATATCAGGACAGGGAGGGGGCATTTCAGTTGCCTGCTGTCACTGTCTTGATTGGTTTTTGTCTTCCTAGAAATTATGTTTGTCTCTGATCTAAGCTAtggcttttctgcttctgtctAGATTTATATGGCAGTGAGGAATTTTGGAAATGTGTgtataaatgtttatttttacatataaaattacttcatgagtaatttcatttttctttctctgctctACAAGCCATAAACAATAACAATTTCCAAAGAAGCCTTTTTAAAACATCATTTGTGTTTTTATCCTTGTTGGCCTTTATTTGTTCTTGTTGTGTATTTTGGATTGTGATTTACAAACAAGAAATAATTCCTGATTAGCAGTTTATATTGTTACTATCCAAAAATATCTTACGATCCATTGCCTATATGATCTAGTCAGATGTTTTgccattttatttcttcttcttatAAAAACTGGAATTCAAGCATTATGAAAATAAACagtaaatacatttatatattattGTTTCATCTCTTTGTTGGCTGTTACATGAAAACCACCACCCTTTGTTTCAAGGACAGTTAGACATTTTGAGCGCTCAAATGTGCACCTATCTATTAATGCTTAGAAAAACCCAGTTATTAATTACTTgtcaaaattaatatttatggcTCTCTAATATGTTGCTCACTATAATCTGAAGCCTCTTCATAAAGAATCAACCAGCATTATGTGGCAGGAGTAGTTTGCCATGACAGCACTCGCTGCCCTTGGGTGAAGCTCCTGTCCCGTGTGGGAGGTGACTGAAGCATTTTCCTTCGCTCTTGGCAGACACCGCCTGTAAGAACCGGCCTCTCGACCTCCTCTTCATCGTAGACAGCTCCCGCAGCGTGCGACCCGAGGAGTTTGAGAAAGTGAAACTCTTCCTGTCAGAAATGATCGATACCCTGGATGTTGGTGAAAGAACGACGCGCGTGGCCGTCGTGAACTACGCCAGCACCGTCAGGGTGGAGTTTCCCCTCCGGACCCACTTTGACAGAGCCTCTCTGAAGGAGGCTGTGTCCCGCATTGCGCCCTTGTCTGCTGGCACCATGACCGGCCTTGCCATCCGAACTGCCATGGAAGAAGTCTTCACCGAGGAAATGGGCGCCCGGCCAGCAACCTTCAGCATCCCCAGGGTGGTCATTGTGGTGACGGACGGGCGGCCGCAGGACCAGGTCCAAGGTGTGGCGGCGAGCGCGCGGACGGCCGGCATCGAGATCTACGCGGTCGGGGTGGGCCGGGCGGACGTGCAGTCCCTGAGGATGATGGCCAGCGAGCCCCTGGATGAACACGTCTTCTATGTGGAGACCTACGGCGTGATCGAAAAGCTGACATCCAGATTCAGGGAGACTTTCTGTGGTAAGGGGAGCAGTCCAAGAGGGCAGTGTAACTTGGCTCCTTTGGACTGCTGCTGTGGTTGCACTCCttaagaaagacatttttcAGAAGTGTTATGTATCACATCTAAATATTTCCTTTACCATCCATTGGGCAAACAAGCCAACCCTCTTTTTCAGTGGAGGCCAAGTAACAGCCTGTCATTTTGAATAGTGGCCTCAGTGTAGGTGACAGACCTGACTCGAGTGAACCTCCTTGAGCAGTTGGCCAGATTTAGAGAGAAATTGCAGCAATCTGGACAAGGTTTAATTGTATATATTTACTGAATTGCTGAAGGTacaccagagctgtgcaggctgcttgtttctttttccatctcaCTGGGAAGCAAGGAGGGTGGGAGTGTGGAGCTGAAGGGATTCCCTGTAGGTTCAGAGTGGGACAATCGGTGTGGCAGGTAAGCCACCACACTGGCTTGAGCAATCTGGTGCAGGATAAAGTGCCCAGATGCAGCAGCAGATCATCTCAGGACAGGCTTTCACTCCTTAGGCACTGCTGGGCTTTTCCAGGGTGCCAGGCTCACATCTCCCTCTGTTTCTCTGCAACTTGATTTAGACAAGGAACTGTGGGATGGGAATAATTAGCTTTGCTTTTTCAGTGCTgatctttaaaaaatgctgcatttggTTTAGGCTAGAACTCCACTGACAATGCTAGGCCAGAGTGGGCTGTTGCTGTCATTAACAAGGAAAAAAGGTCATCTGGAGTATTTAGAGCTGCCTATAGAtagctgtgacacagccctACTCACAAAAATCAAATGACAACTTTCTGACAATTAAAAAACTTGTGCAAAATAGATTTTCCTAGTGAATTTCTAAgaaatttactttaaaataagtCTCCAGCAAATCATAGGTAAAATAGGTATAAATGACATtgtaaaagaatgaaaataacagCCACTTCCTTGGGAACATGGTTGGCAGTGTGTTACTTTTGTTATTTCAGAGCCTTACTAAAAATTACCACCACATCTTTGGAGTATGTTTAAAGTGAATAAACCTCTTTCTCTATGTATGAAGTAAACGTGTAAGACCATCTGCAGACAGGACACTTTGCCAATAATTAGCATAGGAAATGCCTTGAGGTTTGGCTTGACAGCACGCTCACCAGATCCTCACAAGTGCTCACCTGGCTGGACAGGTACGTGTGCTGTGAACACAGCACTCGTGTCCACTCATGTTCTCACCAAAGCAAGCCCTTTCAtagcagcaaagaaaaatctcttgTTCTTAGGAATAAACTGCTTATTGTGCTGAAGCATAGAAATTAGGCCCCTGCAAGGCTGGAGGGTAAATCAGAGAGCTCACACATGTACACTTCCAGTGGAACTCCGAGTTGCCTGCATGCAGTTTGCCAGAATCTGGGATTCATGAAAATAATAGGGTGAAGGAAAACAGTCTTTAAAAAGACTCCTATAAACCAAATGAATCTAAGAGGGTCTTGTAAGATAGTGTGGTAAACTGGGTCTCTTTACAGCTCCAGACTGCTTTTGGTCAGAAATCTGGACTCACCAGTGGCAATTAGGATTTTCTTTCGCTTTGACCAAGgcaattaatttatttgcagGGTGAACTATAAACAGGGAAAGTAATGTTCAGGGGGAAAATAGTTGGCTAACACCAAGTTCTTGATGCACTGAGAGCATTATTCAGCATGAAGCCATCCCAGAGATGGAAAAGTCTTAGCCTTGAGTAGCTGTCCAAGTCAGTGGACGTTTGACTTTCCTACCACAAAAATCTGACTATTTGAGTCTGAGCTTCTCACTTATGCTTGAAAAGATCACCCAGAGGTTTTGTTAATGTAAAATGTAAAGACAAGACAATTCTATCAGCCTTTTTTAGAATAATTCTAAATCTTCCTTGTTTTAGAAAATGGGAATGTTGCCATTTTGTTGCCACAAAATTGCCTTATTTTCAGAAACACTTGAGAAGGTTTAAGCACTCTTACTTCTGATTTTTTATCACACCGGTATTGCTGTGGAGATTGATTTTACCAGTAGTTCCATACCCACAATAATACTAATTAATGACTACAAATCTAAGTAAAAATCTCAGGTAAaaccttccccttccccttccccttccccttccccttccccttccccttccccttccccttccccttccccttccccttccccttccccttccccttcccataACAGAAAGGAACTGCATACAAAGAGCTGGAAGAGCTTTTCATGGCTGAGTTCTCCTTTCCCGTGTAATGTTACTGAATACTTAATATCTCTCCTTGTTGAACCATCTCATTTTCAGTTCATCTTTTCTCCTGCCACCTCAGGTAATGAGTTATTTCTGTGCCGCTTATGGCCTCTCTCTCCTGGCTATGGAGCGCTGCAAAGGAGGTCTGTAACTTGTTGTGACAGGAACACTGCCCTGACATTCACTACCAGTAATCCAGCAAACAGTGCAAGATGTCCTTGTGTAAGCAGGAATGAGTAATGCCTGAAGCAGCATGAAGCAGCTCTCTGTCACTGCCCTTTGCAGCTGTGAGTGtgtgtgccctggggagccacggctgccagcagctctgtgtgactGCTGGGGCATCCCACCTCTGTGACTGCTATGAGGGATACACCCTGAATCCAGATAAGAGAACCTGCTCAGGTATTATTCCTTTGGATAATGAGTTcaactaggaaaaaaaccccactattCATGGATTTGAGATGCTACTTGTTTGCTTCTGTTGAAACAACAAACATCTATATATTTTCCAATAAGAATTCTAGAAATGAATAATAACTAAAACTCAGCTGCAAGTAATGGTGAGATGTAGTTTGATGCTATCACTGTCCTTTTTATTGTGCCTACAGATCCATTCATTAGGGCCAGATGCTGAAACAAAGTCCTCAGATGCAGACACCATAGATATTTTCTCCTACTTGTTCTAATTCCTTCAATTACTATTGCCATTTCTGAGCTGATTCCaaatcaaaatatatttaaaaataggaGTGTGCACTCCATCCCAAACTGCTTGTTATTAACAATAGGTTGTTTCTCTAACATTCTTACCAAGCTGTGGACCCATGTGCACCTGGGAGGCACGAGTGTGACCAGATCTGTGTGAGTAACAACAGCTCCTATGTCTGTGACTGCTATGAAGGCTACACCTTGAATCCAGACAAGAAGACTTGCTCAGGTAAGAATTAAAGGCTACTTGAATACATGAAACTCTTGGAGATATGGACATGTTTTCTGTGAGTTACCCTAAAATGAGAACTCAGCTGTCATCTTTTCCTTGTTTCTAATTGTCACCCTGgtgttttaagattttctaagccttctgatgttgacattcttgtagtgaactttctcacacacctTCTGTAAacaactcattgttttgcatttctttataGAAGAAGAGAGAGTTAATAGACTGTTAGTATAACcggtgtcattggagaggtgtcactgtcaccctccaatccattgtcacttttgtaaaactataaatattaaagtcagaaaataaacttctcttttttccttcaccttgagagcgGTAGTGTGCTTATGTTCTTTCGTATCCTATAGCAACACCAATAACAGTAacattgcatttttctttaaatttgttGATTAGAAAATGCAGTTTGGCACTTATCTaccattttatttgtttattcttCACAGAATTCCATAAACACTGTTTAGCGGCTTAGTCTGACACAGGGCAGCTTATTGCTCATCTCATGGGGGTTTTTAGCTTCATCCTTACTGGGGATGTACAAGACTCTTGGGATTGCTGATGCAAGACAGAACTGCATGAGATGTGGTGTAGTCATGTCTTGCAGTATCTGCCTCCTccattaaataattaataactGAATTCACTTGTCTGCAGCATAATATAATAATGTAGTAGGACACTGGTTAAATTgtaaggaaattaaaatttaaaatgttgagCATTTAAAACAGTATGTGGGAGGGATTAACAGGTTTCTTTCCTAAACCATGGCTCACCACAGCCATGGACATGTGTGCACCTGGGAGGCATGACTGTGCCCAAGTCTGTCTGAGGAATGATGGATCCTACAGCTGTGGCTGCTATGAGGGATACACTCTGAATCCAGACAAGAAGACTTGCTCAGGTAAGATCTGATTAAGGAAAAATTATGTTCCACTAAAAGCAAGCGGCTTTTAAAAATCTGGCTAATTGATGTTgttttttctgataaaataaCAGAGTTTAACAACTCCCCAAAACTCAGGGCAACTTTGTTTTTCCATATGTACAGTAGTAATATGAGATCCTTGGCTCTTCTGCAGTAGTGTGAAGCTTGTATTTGGTTAAATTAAAATGCCATTTGACATTTCCTTGAGGACTTCACAGTATTTTCACACTCATGGAGAATGAATTGCCATATCCAGTATGTGATGTGGACCATTTCTGTCAGAAAATCTTCAGTAAAGCAGTACAAGGGAATGAGATGAGGGAGAACATGGACTGTGCTGGAAGAATGATTGTTGTCTGTATCATCCTGAGTATGATTGCTCTTTCTGGTGGATGTGTTTGGACCttaaaaaatattccagatTTAAAGCTGTAGAAGATGGAGGGAAGTGTTCCTTCTCAGTGCTGAGATGTAAGAGCATAGATGTAGCTGGTACTCAGAGATGTACACATAAGTATATATTATCTACAAATTGTTATCTATTCTATATTATCTTCACTTGATTAGGGTTTGATCATCACTCTGAATTTCTTTGGATGTCTCATGATTTATTTaggcaaaatgcttttttccccccacttccACTATAATCCCTTTCCTGACTATATTTTGTGTGACAAACTGTTGAATTTAGGCTTCCAGTtccagggagctcctgggcaAATCTCTCAAGGTAAGTCACAGGTCTCACATCTCAAAGAGGTGAAGCCAGAGGGTCTCAGTATTTCTTCCTGCCTAGCTTAGGAGCTGATTTTGTAAGTATGGTGCTTAGGATTAGCTCTTAGCTGGCATTACAGAGAGGCAATAAACATGTGATGGAATGCAAATTCAGTTAGGCCTCCCCTTTGGGAGTCTAATCCCAAACCTCATTTCATAGCACTGATTCTCCTTCTGCTTACTCAAACTTTAAATTATGTTCTTCACatgcttgctttttttcccttttgaatcTCATTTTTGCAGTATCCTGCTAATGATTTCCCAACCATCCAGGTCTTTGTCTCAATTAGATCACAAAGATGTGcaaaaaattatgcaaaaataGTCTAGGTCTGGGAGAgggtctttttttccttttcttttaccttttcctttttttcttcttttcctttggttcctttcccttctcctttctttctctttttgtcactctcttttctctctctcttcctctcttcctttctttctccacTCTATTTTTTCTTGTGCCTTGCTGGGCTCTCTTACTGCAAAGATATCCAAATATAGGAACTCCTTCTCAGCTTGGCCTTTCAGAATTGACGTGTTAAATTTGGCAGAAAACAGCAGCCTCACACAGAAAGTGCCCACTTTGTAACTGGCAGTGGGTGTCACATCTTTTTTAGCAGCCGCATATACTTTTCTGTTTATGATCTTTTCACTCCATAAAACAGTGTCTTCTCCAACTCAATTAGAGTTGAAATAACGCCAAATAGTCTCTTAAAATCAAGATATTTGTTCTCTGAAATTCTGTTGGATAATTGTTTTGTAGCTTCTTCACTTTCAGTTCCATTCCTTTTGCCATCTGTTACAGCTGCAAAAAAGTGTTGCCAGTATTCCAAAATTTCCTACTAATTTTGTGACGTTGATAGTCAGATAAAAACATGCTCTGTGCACCCTGCTCTGGTTAGCAGCACGCTGACATGCAGTAAAAACATCCTCATGTGAATGCAAATGAAGATGCATTTGCTAATGGGAATCACTATGACCAGCTCTAA
This window encodes:
- the MATN3 gene encoding LOW QUALITY PROTEIN: matrilin-3 (The sequence of the model RefSeq protein was modified relative to this genomic sequence to represent the inferred CDS: inserted 1 base in 1 codon) codes for the protein MGRALGILRCCLALALALPPLPAAPRGPALRPRRQPRPGGRSADTACKNRPLDLLFIVDSSRSVRPEEFEKVKLFLSEMIDTLDVGERTTRVAVVNYASTVRVEFPLRTHFDRASLKEAVSRIAPLSAGTMTGLAIRTAMEEVFTEEMGARPATFSIPRVVIVVTDGRPQDQVQGVAASARTAGIEIYAVGVGRADVQSLRMMASEPLDEHVFYVETYGVIEKLTSRFRETFCAVSVCALGSHGCQQLCVTAGASHLCDCYEGYTLNPDKRTCSAVDPCAPGRHECDQICVSNNSSYVCDCYEGYTLNPDKKTCSAMDMCAPGRHDCAQVCLRNDGSYSCGCYEGYTLNPDKKTCSGKSVCAPGSYGWYQVCVSDXQTCDCYGGFILNSDDKTCSRAITSSFVTAEESCKCEAIAALQDSVTSRLEALSTKLDEVSEKLQAYQDRQQIV